In a single window of the Lacerta agilis isolate rLacAgi1 chromosome 15, rLacAgi1.pri, whole genome shotgun sequence genome:
- the LOC117060138 gene encoding eosinophil peroxidase-like, which produces MTGAQLLLFLLECLVATKPLQATDLPLRAIGKILDTSDLLRSVEEAKQLVDDAYKRTQQRLNEKLQREKVNPTDLLVSFKQPVGRTKEAVKAADTMHATWTLLKQKLQPAIPGDFNITDVLSPDQMQIIYKASGCVKHEQSPLQCDFNSPFRTITGECNNKRIPTLGAQNRPYARRLLQEYEDGVSLPRGWTENKTYYGFPLPLVRDVSNQIVAFDDKRLTDDPFRSVMFMQFGQFIDHDLDFGPSTPAFLTFAERVDCEKTCEKEPPCFPIKIPPNDPVKDPKGCMPFTRSAPACNGGFAIRNQINALTAFIDASMVYASEVDWAKQLRNTSSSQGLLAVNQNYTDKGLAYLPFGNPPGFPELCNKTNTTANIPCFFAGDNRANEMPGLTALQTLFMRFHNRMASQLKMLNPQMDADTLYHTARKITGAVIQKITYTEYLPALLGDAFPRFVGRSTGYNDSVDPRIASSFTNAFRFGHASVRPMVFRLDSRYQLQSETPLEKEFFTTWKIIEQGGIDPLIRGLLAKPAKLVRPDQMVVDALRDKLFEQIRNGKGLDLPSLNMQRGRDHGLPGYNAWRQLCGLSQPQNENDLAAVIQNRDVAKKFMSLYKTPYNIDLWVGGVAEPLVRNGRVGPTFACIIGDQFRRTRNGDRFFYENPGVFTSQQLQALNKVSLAHVICENTNIREVPRNVFRANSYPQDFVRCNTIPRLSLFAWKHTCDSADGSC; this is translated from the exons ATGACAG GTGCACAGCTGCTCCTTTTTCTCCTGGAATGCCTGGTGGCCACGAAACCTCTCCAGGCAACAGATCTTCCTCTCCGTG CCATTGGGAAGATTCTGGACACCTCAGACCTTCTGAGGAGTGTAGAAGAAGCAAAACAGCTTGTTGATGATGCCTACAAACGCACCCAACAACG CTTAAATGAGAAGCTGCAGAGAGAGAAGGTCAACCCCACAGATCTCCTGGTCTCCTTCAAGCAGCCCGTGGGAAGAACCAAGGAGGCAGTGAAAGCAGCCGACACCATGCATGCCACCTGGACCCTCTTGAAACAGAAGCTGCAGCCGGCAATCCCTGGGGATTTCAACATCACAG ATGTTCTCAGTCCAGACCAGATGCAAATTATCTACAAGGCATCTGGCTGTGTCAAGCATGAACAGAGCCCATTGCAGTGTGATTTCAATAGCCCTTTCCGGACTATTACGGGAGAATGTAACAACAA GAGGATTCCTACCTTAGGGGCCCAGAACCGCCCTTATGCCCGGCGGCTTCTGCAAGAGTACGAAGATGGCGTATCCCTCCCACGTGGCTGGACTGAGAACAAGACGTATTATGGATTTCCCCTGCCCTTG GTCCGGGATGTATCCAACCAGATTGTCGCCTTCGATGACAAAAGACTCACGGACGACCCATTCCGATCGGTCATGTTCATGCAGTTCGGCCAGTTTATTGACCACGACTTGGATTTTGGGCCCAGTACCCCGGCCTTCCTCACCTTCGCCGAAAGAGTAGACTGTGAAAAGACTTGCGAAAAGGAACCCCCTTGCTTCCCCATCAAG ATCCCTCCTAATGACCCGGTGAAAGACCCCAAAGGCTGCATGCCCTTCACAAGATCGGCCCCCGCCTGCAACGGGGGCTTCGCCATCCGCAACCAGATCAACGCTCTGACGGCCTTCATTGACGCCAGCATGGTCTACGCCAGTGAAGTTGACTGGGCAAAGCAACTGAGGAACACCTCAAGCAGTCAAGGGCTGCTGGCTGTCAACCAGAACTACACAGACAAAGGGCTGGCCTACCTCCCTTTCGGCAACCCACCAGGCTTCCCAGAGCTCTGCAATAAAACCAACACGACAGCAAACATCCCCTGTTTCTTTGCAG GGGACAATCGCGCCAACGAGATGCCAGGTCTAACTGCCTTGCAGACGCTCTTCATGAGGTTCCACAACCGCATGGCCTCTCAGCTGAAGATGCTGAATCCGCAGATGGATGCAGACACCCTCTACCACACAGCCCGGAAAATCACGGGAGCGGTAATTCAG AAAATCACCTATACCGAATACCTGCCTGCCCTCCTGGGTGACGCATTCCCTCGTTTTGTGGGTCGCAGCACAGGCTACAATGACTCCGTGGACCCGCGAATTGCCAGCTCCTTCACCAACGCCTTCCGTTTTGGGCATGCCTCAGTGCGGCCTATGGTGTTTCGCTTGGATAGCCGCTACCAGCTTCAAAGCGAGACCCCGCTCGAGAAGGAATTTTTTACTACGTGGAAAATCATTGAGCAAG GAGGTATTGACCCACTTATCCGAGGCCTCTTGGCTAAGCCAGCCAAACTGGTGAGGCCAGACCAGATGGTGGTGGATGCTCTCAGGGACAAACTCTTTGAACAGATCAGGAATGGCAAAGGACTGGATTTGCCCTCCCTCAACATGCAGCGAGGCCGAGATCATGGCCTCCCAG GTTACAACGCCTGGCGGCAATTATGCGGCCTTTCCCAACCTCAGAATGAGAACGATCTCGCTGCCGTCATCCAGAACCGCGATGTGGCCAAGAAGTTTATGAGCCTTTACAAGACCCCCTACAACATTGACCTCTGGGTTGGGGGCGTGGCAGAGCCTTTGGTCCGGAATGGCAGGGTGGGTCCTACCTTCGCATGCATCATCGGAGACCAGTTCCGAAGGACTCGGAACGGTGACAG ATTCTTTTATGAGAATCCCGGCGTCTTCACCTCACAGCAGCTCCAGGCCCTCAATAAAGTCTCCCTGGCACACGTAATCTGTGAAAACACCAACATCCGTGAGGTGCCACGCAATGTGTTCCGGGCCAACAGCTACCCCCAGGATTTTGTCCGCTGCAACACCATCCCAAGGCTCAGCCTCTTTGCCTGGAAGCACACTTGTGATT CTGCAGATGGCTCTTGTTGA